One genomic window of Triplophysa rosa linkage group LG11, Trosa_1v2, whole genome shotgun sequence includes the following:
- the ilf3b gene encoding interleukin enhancer-binding factor 3 homolog isoform X2 — translation MPPPIRHRSMRIFVNDDRHVMAKHSAIYPTQEELEGVQNMVSHTERALKAVSDWLDEQEKGTPKTNTVDADEDEEKETEPKSLDQPTRSLRGVMRVGLVAKGLLLKGDVDLELVLLCKDKPSINLLKKVADNLDVQLKLITEEKYDVKPYVHDATIVIKNSKEPPLTLTIHLTSPLVREELEKQAAGETQSVNDPPDVLDRQKCLTALASLRHAKWFQARANGLRSCVIVIRILRDLCARVPTWAPLSGWPLELLCEKAIGTGNRPMGAGEALRRVLECLGSGILMADGAGICDPCEKELTDAIGHMDSQQREDITQSAQHALRLSAFGQLHKVLGMDPLPSKMPRKPRSETIIDYTVQIPPSVTYVPPMKRPIEEEMSDEKNQNKKKKKLQKKSPDEKAEPSLAMNALMRLNQLKPGLLYKLISQTGPVHVPVFTMSVDVDGKTFEASGPSKRAAKLHVAVKVLQDMGLPTGVEQKVAEPVKQEEPQVTTEQPETEPPPVTQMEQEPEPTNTENSSDESARQQGPILTKHGKNPVMELNEKRRGLKYELISETGGSHDKRFVMEVEIDGQKFEGSGSNKKVAKAYAALAALEKLFPEGSNSEANKKKKMAPMHTGFGMMSGPPADLAANPRGRGRGRGRGRGRGFNNGGGFNQGGYGAYGYGGNANSGYNFYNNGGSNGGSGGSGPGATGPGTNASSGAPAGPAGFSSYYQNDGGYSSPASTPKVAPKKPPMLQNTRTPGAPGTGQGGSFGQFGQGFGQAKKNFGQSQGGGGNFNYSTAYPSQVTGGQDYGYEGYSNQSSFGSQQGGSNQNFGGNAGPYNSGSAGYGRGDGSMNYQYR, via the exons TTCAATGCGCATCTTCGTCAATGATGACCGCCACGTGATGGCCAAGCACTCGGCCATCTATCCCACCCAAGAGGAGCTGGAGGGGGTGCAGAATATGGTGTCCCACACCGAACGGGCTCTCAAGGCTGTCTCCGATTGGCTGGATGAGCAGGAGAAGGGAACTCCCAAAACAAACACCGTGGATGCTGATGAAGACGAAGAGAAAGAGAC TGAACCCAAATCTTTGGATCAGCCCACCCGTTCTCTGCGTGGAGTAATGCGCGTTGGGCTGGTCGCTAAAGGTCTCCTTCTGAAGGGAGATGTTGACCTGGAGCTCGTGCTGTTGTGCAAAGACAAGCCCTCCATCAACCTGCTGAAGAAGGTTGCAGATAATCTAGATGTGCAACTTAAG CTCATCACCGAGGAGAAATACGATGTCAAGCCATACGTCCACGATGCCACCATTGTCATCAAGAACTCCAAAGAACCACCGCTGACATTGACCATTCACCTGACGTCACCCCTCGTAAGAGAGGAGCTGGAGAAGCAAGCAGCAGGAG AAACGCAATCAGTCAACGATCCCCCGGATGTTCTGGACAGGCAGAAATGCCTGACTGCATTGGCGTCTCTCCGCCACGCCAAGTGGTTCCAG GCCAGGGCTAATGGACTGCGCTCCTGCGTGATCGTCATCCGTATATTGAGGGACTTGTGCGCTCGAGTTCCCACCTGGGCTCCTCTCAGTGGATGG CCCTTAGAGCTGCTGTGCGAGAAAGCGATTGGAACCGGAAACCGGCCAATGGGAGCCGGGGAAGCTCTTCGTAGAGTTCTGGAATGTCTTGGATCCGGAATCCTCATGGCAG ATGGTGCAGGCATCTGTGACCCTTGTGAAAAGGAACTGACCGATGCCATTGGTCACATGGACAGCCAGCAACGAGAGGACATTACACAGAGTGCTCAG catgccTTGAGGCTTTCTGCTTTCGGACAGTTGCACAAAGTGCTTGGAATGGACCCGCTCCCCTCGAAAATGCCCAGAAAACCAAGGAGCGAAACCATTATAGACTACACAG TTCAGATCCCACCCAGCGTGACCTACGTACCCCCCATGAAACGCCCCATAGAGGAGGAGATGTCAGACGAGAAgaatcaaaacaaaaagaaaaagaaattgcagaagaaat CTCCAGACGAGAAGGCTGAACCTTCACTGGCCATGAACGCCCTGATGCGTCTGAACCAGCTGAAGCCAGGGCTGCTTTATAAGCTCATCTCTCAGACCGGTCCCGTTCACGTGCCGGTCTTCACCATGTCTGTGGACGTGGACGGGAAGACCTTCGAAGCCTCGGGCCCCTCCAAACGCGCCGCCAAGCTACACGTAGCTGTCAAA GTTTTGCAAGATATGGGTCTGCCCACGGGTGTGGAGCAGAAGGTTGCTGAACCGGTGAAACAAGAGGAACCGCAGGTGACCACAGAGCAACCAGAGACCGAGCCACCACCAGTGACCCAAATGGAGCAAGAACCAGAACCAACCAATACAGAGAACAGTAGTGATGAG AGCGCTCGGCAGCAGGGTCCTATCCTCACCAAACACGGAAAGAATCCGGTGATGGAGCTGAACGAGAAACGCAGAGGACTGAAGTACGAGCTCATCTCTGAAACGGGAGGAAGCCACGACAAACGCTTCGTCATGGAG GTGGAAATCGACGGACAGAAGTTTGAAGGTAGCGGTTCTAATAAAAAGGTGGCGAAGGCTTATGCTGCATTAGCGGCCCTGGAGAAGCTCTTTCCAGAAGGCTCCAACTCGgaagcaaataagaaaaagaaaatggctCCAATG caCACTGGTTTTGGGATGATGAGTGGGCCACCCGCTGACCTGGCAGCCAATCCCCGGGGCCGAGGAAGAGGACGTGGCAGGGGGCGGGGTAGAGGATTTAACAACGGTGGTGGATTTAACCAAG GTGGATATGGAGCATATGGCTATGGGGGCAATGCTAACTCTGGCTACA ATTTCTATAATAACGGCGGTTCTAACGGTGGATCAGGTGGTTCGGGTCCCGGAGCGACGGGACCAGGCACAAACGCATCTTCTGGAGCACCAGCGGGACCGGCTGGCTTCAGTTCATATTACCAGAACGATGGAGGCTACTCGTCCCCTGCTTCAACACCCAAAGTAGCTCCCAAGAAGCCGCCCATGCTCCAGAACACGAGGACTCCAGGAGCTCCCGGAACGGGTCAGGGAGGGTCCTTCGGTCAGTTCGGCCAGGGCTTCGGACAGGCCAAGAAAAACTTTGGCCAATCTCAAGGCGGAGGTGGAAACTTCAACTACAGCACGGCTTATCCGTCGCAGGTGACCGGAGGGCAGGACTACGGCTATGAAG GTTACAGCAACCAATCAAGCTTTGGTTCACAGCAGGGTGGTTCAAACCAGAATTTCGGTGGTAACGCCGGCCCGTACAACAGTGGATCAGCGGGATACGGTCGAGGAGATGGCAGTATGAACTACCAGTACAGATAA
- the ilf3b gene encoding interleukin enhancer-binding factor 3 homolog isoform X1, translating into MPPPIRHRSMRIFVNDDRHVMAKHSAIYPTQEELEGVQNMVSHTERALKAVSDWLDEQEKGTPKTNTVDADEDEEKETEPKSLDQPTRSLRGVMRVGLVAKGLLLKGDVDLELVLLCKDKPSINLLKKVADNLDVQLKLITEEKYDVKPYVHDATIVIKNSKEPPLTLTIHLTSPLVREELEKQAAGETQSVNDPPDVLDRQKCLTALASLRHAKWFQARANGLRSCVIVIRILRDLCARVPTWAPLSGWPLELLCEKAIGTGNRPMGAGEALRRVLECLGSGILMAGQNGAGICDPCEKELTDAIGHMDSQQREDITQSAQHALRLSAFGQLHKVLGMDPLPSKMPRKPRSETIIDYTVQIPPSVTYVPPMKRPIEEEMSDEKNQNKKKKKLQKKSPDEKAEPSLAMNALMRLNQLKPGLLYKLISQTGPVHVPVFTMSVDVDGKTFEASGPSKRAAKLHVAVKVLQDMGLPTGVEQKVAEPVKQEEPQVTTEQPETEPPPVTQMEQEPEPTNTENSSDESARQQGPILTKHGKNPVMELNEKRRGLKYELISETGGSHDKRFVMEVEIDGQKFEGSGSNKKVAKAYAALAALEKLFPEGSNSEANKKKKMAPMHTGFGMMSGPPADLAANPRGRGRGRGRGRGRGFNNGGGFNQGGYGAYGYGGNANSGYNFYNNGGSNGGSGGSGPGATGPGTNASSGAPAGPAGFSSYYQNDGGYSSPASTPKVAPKKPPMLQNTRTPGAPGTGQGGSFGQFGQGFGQAKKNFGQSQGGGGNFNYSTAYPSQVTGGQDYGYEGYSNQSSFGSQQGGSNQNFGGNAGPYNSGSAGYGRGDGSMNYQYR; encoded by the exons TTCAATGCGCATCTTCGTCAATGATGACCGCCACGTGATGGCCAAGCACTCGGCCATCTATCCCACCCAAGAGGAGCTGGAGGGGGTGCAGAATATGGTGTCCCACACCGAACGGGCTCTCAAGGCTGTCTCCGATTGGCTGGATGAGCAGGAGAAGGGAACTCCCAAAACAAACACCGTGGATGCTGATGAAGACGAAGAGAAAGAGAC TGAACCCAAATCTTTGGATCAGCCCACCCGTTCTCTGCGTGGAGTAATGCGCGTTGGGCTGGTCGCTAAAGGTCTCCTTCTGAAGGGAGATGTTGACCTGGAGCTCGTGCTGTTGTGCAAAGACAAGCCCTCCATCAACCTGCTGAAGAAGGTTGCAGATAATCTAGATGTGCAACTTAAG CTCATCACCGAGGAGAAATACGATGTCAAGCCATACGTCCACGATGCCACCATTGTCATCAAGAACTCCAAAGAACCACCGCTGACATTGACCATTCACCTGACGTCACCCCTCGTAAGAGAGGAGCTGGAGAAGCAAGCAGCAGGAG AAACGCAATCAGTCAACGATCCCCCGGATGTTCTGGACAGGCAGAAATGCCTGACTGCATTGGCGTCTCTCCGCCACGCCAAGTGGTTCCAG GCCAGGGCTAATGGACTGCGCTCCTGCGTGATCGTCATCCGTATATTGAGGGACTTGTGCGCTCGAGTTCCCACCTGGGCTCCTCTCAGTGGATGG CCCTTAGAGCTGCTGTGCGAGAAAGCGATTGGAACCGGAAACCGGCCAATGGGAGCCGGGGAAGCTCTTCGTAGAGTTCTGGAATGTCTTGGATCCGGAATCCTCATGGCAGGTCAGA ATGGTGCAGGCATCTGTGACCCTTGTGAAAAGGAACTGACCGATGCCATTGGTCACATGGACAGCCAGCAACGAGAGGACATTACACAGAGTGCTCAG catgccTTGAGGCTTTCTGCTTTCGGACAGTTGCACAAAGTGCTTGGAATGGACCCGCTCCCCTCGAAAATGCCCAGAAAACCAAGGAGCGAAACCATTATAGACTACACAG TTCAGATCCCACCCAGCGTGACCTACGTACCCCCCATGAAACGCCCCATAGAGGAGGAGATGTCAGACGAGAAgaatcaaaacaaaaagaaaaagaaattgcagaagaaat CTCCAGACGAGAAGGCTGAACCTTCACTGGCCATGAACGCCCTGATGCGTCTGAACCAGCTGAAGCCAGGGCTGCTTTATAAGCTCATCTCTCAGACCGGTCCCGTTCACGTGCCGGTCTTCACCATGTCTGTGGACGTGGACGGGAAGACCTTCGAAGCCTCGGGCCCCTCCAAACGCGCCGCCAAGCTACACGTAGCTGTCAAA GTTTTGCAAGATATGGGTCTGCCCACGGGTGTGGAGCAGAAGGTTGCTGAACCGGTGAAACAAGAGGAACCGCAGGTGACCACAGAGCAACCAGAGACCGAGCCACCACCAGTGACCCAAATGGAGCAAGAACCAGAACCAACCAATACAGAGAACAGTAGTGATGAG AGCGCTCGGCAGCAGGGTCCTATCCTCACCAAACACGGAAAGAATCCGGTGATGGAGCTGAACGAGAAACGCAGAGGACTGAAGTACGAGCTCATCTCTGAAACGGGAGGAAGCCACGACAAACGCTTCGTCATGGAG GTGGAAATCGACGGACAGAAGTTTGAAGGTAGCGGTTCTAATAAAAAGGTGGCGAAGGCTTATGCTGCATTAGCGGCCCTGGAGAAGCTCTTTCCAGAAGGCTCCAACTCGgaagcaaataagaaaaagaaaatggctCCAATG caCACTGGTTTTGGGATGATGAGTGGGCCACCCGCTGACCTGGCAGCCAATCCCCGGGGCCGAGGAAGAGGACGTGGCAGGGGGCGGGGTAGAGGATTTAACAACGGTGGTGGATTTAACCAAG GTGGATATGGAGCATATGGCTATGGGGGCAATGCTAACTCTGGCTACA ATTTCTATAATAACGGCGGTTCTAACGGTGGATCAGGTGGTTCGGGTCCCGGAGCGACGGGACCAGGCACAAACGCATCTTCTGGAGCACCAGCGGGACCGGCTGGCTTCAGTTCATATTACCAGAACGATGGAGGCTACTCGTCCCCTGCTTCAACACCCAAAGTAGCTCCCAAGAAGCCGCCCATGCTCCAGAACACGAGGACTCCAGGAGCTCCCGGAACGGGTCAGGGAGGGTCCTTCGGTCAGTTCGGCCAGGGCTTCGGACAGGCCAAGAAAAACTTTGGCCAATCTCAAGGCGGAGGTGGAAACTTCAACTACAGCACGGCTTATCCGTCGCAGGTGACCGGAGGGCAGGACTACGGCTATGAAG GTTACAGCAACCAATCAAGCTTTGGTTCACAGCAGGGTGGTTCAAACCAGAATTTCGGTGGTAACGCCGGCCCGTACAACAGTGGATCAGCGGGATACGGTCGAGGAGATGGCAGTATGAACTACCAGTACAGATAA
- the ilf3b gene encoding interleukin enhancer-binding factor 3 homolog isoform X3: protein MPPPIRHRSMRIFVNDDRHVMAKHSAIYPTQEELEGVQNMVSHTERALKAVSDWLDEQEKGTPKTNTVDADEDEEKETEPKSLDQPTRSLRGVMRVGLVAKGLLLKGDVDLELVLLCKDKPSINLLKKVADNLDVQLKLITEEKYDVKPYVHDATIVIKNSKEPPLTLTIHLTSPLVREELEKQAAGETQSVNDPPDVLDRQKCLTALASLRHAKWFQARANGLRSCVIVIRILRDLCARVPTWAPLSGWPLELLCEKAIGTGNRPMGAGEALRRVLECLGSGILMAGQNGAGICDPCEKELTDAIGHMDSQQREDITQSAQHALRLSAFGQLHKVLGMDPLPSKMPRKPRSETIIDYTVQIPPSVTYVPPMKRPIEEEMSDEKNQNKKKKKLQKKSPDEKAEPSLAMNALMRLNQLKPGLLYKLISQTGPVHVPVFTMSVDVDGKTFEASGPSKRAAKLHVAVKVLQDMGLPTGVEQKVAEPVKQEEPQVTTEQPETEPPPVTQMEQEPEPTNTENSSDESARQQGPILTKHGKNPVMELNEKRRGLKYELISETGGSHDKRFVMEVEIDGQKFEGSGSNKKVAKAYAALAALEKLFPEGSNSEANKKKKMAPMHTGFGMMSGPPADLAANPRGRGRGRGRGRGRGFNNGGGFNQGGYGAYGYGGNANSGYSDFVSDSYGYQEFAT from the exons TTCAATGCGCATCTTCGTCAATGATGACCGCCACGTGATGGCCAAGCACTCGGCCATCTATCCCACCCAAGAGGAGCTGGAGGGGGTGCAGAATATGGTGTCCCACACCGAACGGGCTCTCAAGGCTGTCTCCGATTGGCTGGATGAGCAGGAGAAGGGAACTCCCAAAACAAACACCGTGGATGCTGATGAAGACGAAGAGAAAGAGAC TGAACCCAAATCTTTGGATCAGCCCACCCGTTCTCTGCGTGGAGTAATGCGCGTTGGGCTGGTCGCTAAAGGTCTCCTTCTGAAGGGAGATGTTGACCTGGAGCTCGTGCTGTTGTGCAAAGACAAGCCCTCCATCAACCTGCTGAAGAAGGTTGCAGATAATCTAGATGTGCAACTTAAG CTCATCACCGAGGAGAAATACGATGTCAAGCCATACGTCCACGATGCCACCATTGTCATCAAGAACTCCAAAGAACCACCGCTGACATTGACCATTCACCTGACGTCACCCCTCGTAAGAGAGGAGCTGGAGAAGCAAGCAGCAGGAG AAACGCAATCAGTCAACGATCCCCCGGATGTTCTGGACAGGCAGAAATGCCTGACTGCATTGGCGTCTCTCCGCCACGCCAAGTGGTTCCAG GCCAGGGCTAATGGACTGCGCTCCTGCGTGATCGTCATCCGTATATTGAGGGACTTGTGCGCTCGAGTTCCCACCTGGGCTCCTCTCAGTGGATGG CCCTTAGAGCTGCTGTGCGAGAAAGCGATTGGAACCGGAAACCGGCCAATGGGAGCCGGGGAAGCTCTTCGTAGAGTTCTGGAATGTCTTGGATCCGGAATCCTCATGGCAGGTCAGA ATGGTGCAGGCATCTGTGACCCTTGTGAAAAGGAACTGACCGATGCCATTGGTCACATGGACAGCCAGCAACGAGAGGACATTACACAGAGTGCTCAG catgccTTGAGGCTTTCTGCTTTCGGACAGTTGCACAAAGTGCTTGGAATGGACCCGCTCCCCTCGAAAATGCCCAGAAAACCAAGGAGCGAAACCATTATAGACTACACAG TTCAGATCCCACCCAGCGTGACCTACGTACCCCCCATGAAACGCCCCATAGAGGAGGAGATGTCAGACGAGAAgaatcaaaacaaaaagaaaaagaaattgcagaagaaat CTCCAGACGAGAAGGCTGAACCTTCACTGGCCATGAACGCCCTGATGCGTCTGAACCAGCTGAAGCCAGGGCTGCTTTATAAGCTCATCTCTCAGACCGGTCCCGTTCACGTGCCGGTCTTCACCATGTCTGTGGACGTGGACGGGAAGACCTTCGAAGCCTCGGGCCCCTCCAAACGCGCCGCCAAGCTACACGTAGCTGTCAAA GTTTTGCAAGATATGGGTCTGCCCACGGGTGTGGAGCAGAAGGTTGCTGAACCGGTGAAACAAGAGGAACCGCAGGTGACCACAGAGCAACCAGAGACCGAGCCACCACCAGTGACCCAAATGGAGCAAGAACCAGAACCAACCAATACAGAGAACAGTAGTGATGAG AGCGCTCGGCAGCAGGGTCCTATCCTCACCAAACACGGAAAGAATCCGGTGATGGAGCTGAACGAGAAACGCAGAGGACTGAAGTACGAGCTCATCTCTGAAACGGGAGGAAGCCACGACAAACGCTTCGTCATGGAG GTGGAAATCGACGGACAGAAGTTTGAAGGTAGCGGTTCTAATAAAAAGGTGGCGAAGGCTTATGCTGCATTAGCGGCCCTGGAGAAGCTCTTTCCAGAAGGCTCCAACTCGgaagcaaataagaaaaagaaaatggctCCAATG caCACTGGTTTTGGGATGATGAGTGGGCCACCCGCTGACCTGGCAGCCAATCCCCGGGGCCGAGGAAGAGGACGTGGCAGGGGGCGGGGTAGAGGATTTAACAACGGTGGTGGATTTAACCAAG GTGGATATGGAGCATATGGCTATGGGGGCAATGCTAACTCTGGCTACA GTGACTTTGTCTCAGACTCCTATGGCTACCAAGAATTTGCAACATAA
- the ilf3b gene encoding interleukin enhancer-binding factor 3 homolog isoform X4 has protein sequence MPPPIRHRSMRIFVNDDRHVMAKHSAIYPTQEELEGVQNMVSHTERALKAVSDWLDEQEKGTPKTNTVDADEDEEKETEPKSLDQPTRSLRGVMRVGLVAKGLLLKGDVDLELVLLCKDKPSINLLKKVADNLDVQLKLITEEKYDVKPYVHDATIVIKNSKEPPLTLTIHLTSPLVREELEKQAAGETQSVNDPPDVLDRQKCLTALASLRHAKWFQARANGLRSCVIVIRILRDLCARVPTWAPLSGWPLELLCEKAIGTGNRPMGAGEALRRVLECLGSGILMADGAGICDPCEKELTDAIGHMDSQQREDITQSAQHALRLSAFGQLHKVLGMDPLPSKMPRKPRSETIIDYTVQIPPSVTYVPPMKRPIEEEMSDEKNQNKKKKKLQKKSPDEKAEPSLAMNALMRLNQLKPGLLYKLISQTGPVHVPVFTMSVDVDGKTFEASGPSKRAAKLHVAVKVLQDMGLPTGVEQKVAEPVKQEEPQVTTEQPETEPPPVTQMEQEPEPTNTENSSDESARQQGPILTKHGKNPVMELNEKRRGLKYELISETGGSHDKRFVMEVEIDGQKFEGSGSNKKVAKAYAALAALEKLFPEGSNSEANKKKKMAPMHTGFGMMSGPPADLAANPRGRGRGRGRGRGRGFNNGGGFNQGGYGAYGYGGNANSGYSDFVSDSYGYQEFAT, from the exons TTCAATGCGCATCTTCGTCAATGATGACCGCCACGTGATGGCCAAGCACTCGGCCATCTATCCCACCCAAGAGGAGCTGGAGGGGGTGCAGAATATGGTGTCCCACACCGAACGGGCTCTCAAGGCTGTCTCCGATTGGCTGGATGAGCAGGAGAAGGGAACTCCCAAAACAAACACCGTGGATGCTGATGAAGACGAAGAGAAAGAGAC TGAACCCAAATCTTTGGATCAGCCCACCCGTTCTCTGCGTGGAGTAATGCGCGTTGGGCTGGTCGCTAAAGGTCTCCTTCTGAAGGGAGATGTTGACCTGGAGCTCGTGCTGTTGTGCAAAGACAAGCCCTCCATCAACCTGCTGAAGAAGGTTGCAGATAATCTAGATGTGCAACTTAAG CTCATCACCGAGGAGAAATACGATGTCAAGCCATACGTCCACGATGCCACCATTGTCATCAAGAACTCCAAAGAACCACCGCTGACATTGACCATTCACCTGACGTCACCCCTCGTAAGAGAGGAGCTGGAGAAGCAAGCAGCAGGAG AAACGCAATCAGTCAACGATCCCCCGGATGTTCTGGACAGGCAGAAATGCCTGACTGCATTGGCGTCTCTCCGCCACGCCAAGTGGTTCCAG GCCAGGGCTAATGGACTGCGCTCCTGCGTGATCGTCATCCGTATATTGAGGGACTTGTGCGCTCGAGTTCCCACCTGGGCTCCTCTCAGTGGATGG CCCTTAGAGCTGCTGTGCGAGAAAGCGATTGGAACCGGAAACCGGCCAATGGGAGCCGGGGAAGCTCTTCGTAGAGTTCTGGAATGTCTTGGATCCGGAATCCTCATGGCAG ATGGTGCAGGCATCTGTGACCCTTGTGAAAAGGAACTGACCGATGCCATTGGTCACATGGACAGCCAGCAACGAGAGGACATTACACAGAGTGCTCAG catgccTTGAGGCTTTCTGCTTTCGGACAGTTGCACAAAGTGCTTGGAATGGACCCGCTCCCCTCGAAAATGCCCAGAAAACCAAGGAGCGAAACCATTATAGACTACACAG TTCAGATCCCACCCAGCGTGACCTACGTACCCCCCATGAAACGCCCCATAGAGGAGGAGATGTCAGACGAGAAgaatcaaaacaaaaagaaaaagaaattgcagaagaaat CTCCAGACGAGAAGGCTGAACCTTCACTGGCCATGAACGCCCTGATGCGTCTGAACCAGCTGAAGCCAGGGCTGCTTTATAAGCTCATCTCTCAGACCGGTCCCGTTCACGTGCCGGTCTTCACCATGTCTGTGGACGTGGACGGGAAGACCTTCGAAGCCTCGGGCCCCTCCAAACGCGCCGCCAAGCTACACGTAGCTGTCAAA GTTTTGCAAGATATGGGTCTGCCCACGGGTGTGGAGCAGAAGGTTGCTGAACCGGTGAAACAAGAGGAACCGCAGGTGACCACAGAGCAACCAGAGACCGAGCCACCACCAGTGACCCAAATGGAGCAAGAACCAGAACCAACCAATACAGAGAACAGTAGTGATGAG AGCGCTCGGCAGCAGGGTCCTATCCTCACCAAACACGGAAAGAATCCGGTGATGGAGCTGAACGAGAAACGCAGAGGACTGAAGTACGAGCTCATCTCTGAAACGGGAGGAAGCCACGACAAACGCTTCGTCATGGAG GTGGAAATCGACGGACAGAAGTTTGAAGGTAGCGGTTCTAATAAAAAGGTGGCGAAGGCTTATGCTGCATTAGCGGCCCTGGAGAAGCTCTTTCCAGAAGGCTCCAACTCGgaagcaaataagaaaaagaaaatggctCCAATG caCACTGGTTTTGGGATGATGAGTGGGCCACCCGCTGACCTGGCAGCCAATCCCCGGGGCCGAGGAAGAGGACGTGGCAGGGGGCGGGGTAGAGGATTTAACAACGGTGGTGGATTTAACCAAG GTGGATATGGAGCATATGGCTATGGGGGCAATGCTAACTCTGGCTACA GTGACTTTGTCTCAGACTCCTATGGCTACCAAGAATTTGCAACATAA